A single Natranaerobius thermophilus JW/NM-WN-LF DNA region contains:
- a CDS encoding nitroreductase family protein — translation MEGNFYTAVEKRRSIYGISKEAVISDDKIKKIIEHAVKFIPSAFNSQSGRVVLLLGEHHDKLWEIIKDILREKVSEKKFPKTEEKLNSFKSGYGTVLFFEDQEPVQELQQKFPKYKDTFPIWSHHSSGMLQYVVWTALELEGFGASLQHYNPIIDDAVKKEWDIPENWELVSQMPFGKPTAPPGEKEFKPLDERIKVFK, via the coding sequence TTGGAAGGAAATTTTTATACTGCTGTTGAAAAGAGGCGTTCTATCTACGGGATTAGTAAAGAAGCTGTCATTTCCGATGACAAAATTAAAAAAATTATTGAACATGCTGTAAAATTCATTCCATCTGCTTTTAATTCTCAGAGTGGAAGGGTGGTATTATTATTAGGAGAACATCACGATAAATTATGGGAAATTATTAAGGATATTCTTAGAGAAAAAGTATCTGAAAAGAAATTTCCTAAGACCGAAGAAAAACTTAACTCCTTTAAAAGTGGATATGGAACAGTGTTATTTTTTGAAGATCAGGAGCCAGTTCAAGAACTTCAGCAAAAATTCCCCAAGTATAAAGATACTTTTCCAATTTGGTCTCATCATTCTTCCGGCATGTTACAATACGTAGTGTGGACAGCGTTGGAATTAGAAGGTTTTGGCGCATCTTTACAGCATTATAATCCTATAATAGATGATGCTGTAAAAAAAGAATGGGATATTCCTGAAAACTGGGAACTGGTGTCCCAAATGCCCTTTGGTAAACCTACAGCTCCTCCGGGAGAAAAGGAATTTAAACCTCTAGATGAGAGAATAAAGGTTTTTAAATAA
- a CDS encoding O-methyltransferase, which produces MDQEIFNYIQNYIVRDNCKSDTIKEEEYQRDDVQPSIELETGKFLGLLIRLINAQKVLEFGTCLGYSTIWLGEAVKQTGGKVISIEKDPKLYQEAKTNIEEAGLSNSVELVYGDISEKIRDLTGPYDIIFQDAQKSLYPKVLENSINLLNQGGVLVADDTLFKVKGAPRNLGAPVDEYNRKVMSDDRLYSTILPVGDGVTLSYKIRQ; this is translated from the coding sequence GTGGATCAAGAAATTTTTAATTATATTCAAAACTACATAGTCAGGGATAATTGTAAATCAGATACTATTAAGGAAGAAGAATATCAACGGGATGATGTACAACCCAGTATAGAGCTGGAGACGGGTAAATTTTTAGGTCTTTTGATTAGGTTGATAAATGCTCAAAAAGTTCTAGAATTTGGTACCTGTCTAGGTTATTCAACTATTTGGTTAGGCGAAGCTGTAAAACAAACTGGAGGGAAAGTTATTTCAATTGAAAAAGACCCTAAACTCTATCAAGAAGCTAAAACAAATATAGAGGAAGCGGGTCTTTCAAATTCTGTAGAACTGGTTTATGGTGATATTAGCGAGAAAATTCGGGACTTAACTGGTCCCTATGATATAATCTTTCAAGATGCTCAAAAATCATTATACCCTAAAGTACTGGAAAACAGTATTAATTTGTTGAATCAGGGTGGGGTGCTTGTTGCAGATGATACCTTATTCAAAGTTAAAGGAGCCCCAAGAAATTTAGGGGCTCCTGTTGATGAATATAATCGCAAAGTAATGTCTGATGATAGACTTTACAGTACTATTTTACCTGTCGGCGATGGTGTTACTTTGAGTTATAAGATTAGACAGTAA
- the thiT gene encoding energy-coupled thiamine transporter ThiT has protein sequence MENVSKNVRILAETGIAVALALLLSMIKLYTMPQGGSVSLEMLPIFIIAFRWGLKPGILAGVTFGILQLAVAGFIVHWIQFFLDYPVAFAGLGLAGTFSSWIRKANSSANIILPIVTGVILGGMVRFVSHFLAGAVFFGDYAPEGQSVWMYSLLYNSSYLVPELIITIIVIVLLTLTRVKKYFTV, from the coding sequence ATGGAAAACGTATCAAAAAATGTCAGAATCCTGGCAGAAACCGGTATCGCAGTGGCTTTGGCATTGCTTTTAAGCATGATTAAGCTTTACACCATGCCCCAGGGAGGATCTGTTAGCTTAGAGATGTTACCTATATTTATCATAGCCTTTCGTTGGGGGTTAAAACCCGGAATACTGGCAGGAGTCACTTTCGGGATATTACAGCTAGCAGTAGCAGGCTTTATAGTTCACTGGATACAATTTTTCCTGGATTATCCTGTAGCTTTTGCAGGATTAGGTTTAGCTGGAACCTTTTCATCATGGATTAGAAAAGCGAATTCCTCGGCCAATATAATCTTACCTATAGTCACAGGTGTTATTTTAGGTGGAATGGTCAGATTTGTCTCCCATTTTTTAGCTGGAGCTGTGTTTTTTGGCGACTATGCTCCCGAAGGGCAAAGCGTCTGGATGTACTCTTTGTTGTATAATTCCAGTTATTTAGTTCCGGAACTAATAATCACTATAATTGTTATAGTTTTATTGACCTTGACTAGAGTGAAAAAATACTTTACTGTCTAA
- a CDS encoding DNA polymerase Y family protein → MSDPIIFHIDVNSAYLSWEAAYRLQKGAQLDLRQVPSVVGGDSQKRRGIVLAKSIPAKSKFKIQTGELLSSARKKCPDLFVVPPNYDLYLRCSNAMVELLYEYSPFIQRYSVDEVFLDFTNMEKQFGDYLTAANTIKARVKEELGFTVNIGIGPNKLLAKLASEFKKPDRVHTLFPEEIPTKLWPLPVGELFMVGRATEKKLLDRGITTIGELAKTPRNKLKLWLKSHGLLIWDFANGIEESSVRPEGFPMKGLGNSTTTPENVADKETARLWLLSLTEKVSSRLRDAHCYAQVVNLSIKTSQFISYGKQKKLLNPTNSTKVIFETGKKLLNELWDEEEPLRHIGISLSSLSSSKSYQLSMFDKLSIDTDSEESFYKAIDKIRAKHGETSLIRSCFLHSTVPPLAGGVDAEEEYPMMSSLL, encoded by the coding sequence ATGAGCGACCCCATAATATTTCACATTGACGTTAATTCTGCGTATTTATCATGGGAGGCTGCTTACAGGCTGCAAAAAGGTGCACAACTTGATTTGAGGCAAGTCCCCTCAGTAGTTGGTGGAGATTCACAAAAACGTCGTGGAATTGTACTGGCTAAATCCATACCAGCAAAAAGCAAGTTTAAAATTCAAACCGGAGAGCTGTTGAGCAGTGCTCGAAAAAAGTGCCCTGACCTGTTTGTAGTACCACCCAATTATGATCTATACCTTCGATGCAGTAATGCCATGGTCGAATTGCTGTACGAATACTCCCCTTTTATTCAACGCTATTCGGTTGATGAAGTCTTCCTGGATTTCACCAATATGGAAAAACAATTTGGGGATTATCTTACCGCCGCTAATACTATTAAGGCCAGAGTAAAAGAAGAACTCGGGTTCACAGTGAACATAGGAATTGGCCCCAATAAGCTCTTAGCTAAGCTGGCATCAGAATTTAAAAAACCCGACCGAGTTCACACATTATTCCCTGAAGAAATTCCTACTAAGTTGTGGCCACTACCTGTAGGAGAATTATTTATGGTGGGAAGGGCTACAGAAAAAAAGTTACTTGATCGAGGAATCACTACCATTGGGGAACTGGCTAAAACTCCTCGCAATAAATTGAAACTTTGGTTGAAAAGTCACGGGCTTTTGATCTGGGATTTTGCCAATGGAATTGAGGAGTCTTCCGTTAGGCCAGAAGGTTTTCCTATGAAGGGTTTAGGAAATTCTACTACTACTCCCGAAAATGTGGCTGATAAAGAGACAGCACGGCTTTGGTTATTATCTTTAACTGAAAAGGTCAGTAGCCGATTACGTGATGCTCATTGTTACGCACAAGTAGTCAATTTATCAATTAAAACCTCACAGTTTATTTCCTACGGTAAACAAAAAAAATTACTCAATCCCACAAATTCTACTAAAGTTATTTTCGAAACTGGTAAAAAACTTTTAAATGAATTATGGGATGAAGAAGAACCCTTAAGACACATAGGAATTTCACTATCTTCCCTTTCATCGAGTAAGTCTTACCAACTATCGATGTTTGACAAATTGTCTATTGATACGGATTCAGAAGAGTCTTTTTATAAAGCTATCGATAAAATCAGGGCTAAACACGGGGAAACTTCTTTAATCCGGTCCTGTTTTTTACATTCAACAGTTCCTCCCTTGGCAGGAGGAGTAGATGCAGAAGAAGAGTATCCCATGATGTCTAGCTTATTATAG
- a CDS encoding biotin transporter BioY — protein MNSNIRDLVVISLFAAVTGVLSYVYVPISPVPVTGQTMGVMLSGALLGPKRGFISQVVYLLLGVVGMPVFAGGMGGVAVLFGATGGYLWAYPFAAFIIGYIVEKGDRYTGITYWLVLVLALLTGGVFMIYTTGVLQLALVTQVPIGVAVLEGAVPFLLGDIVKITASAFVTKSCRTLSL, from the coding sequence ATGAATAGTAATATCAGAGATTTAGTAGTTATTTCCTTATTTGCTGCTGTTACTGGTGTACTTTCTTATGTTTATGTACCTATTAGCCCTGTACCGGTGACGGGCCAAACAATGGGTGTGATGTTGTCAGGGGCTTTATTAGGACCTAAACGTGGGTTTATAAGTCAGGTGGTCTATCTATTGTTGGGAGTTGTAGGAATGCCGGTTTTTGCTGGTGGTATGGGAGGAGTGGCTGTGTTATTTGGTGCCACTGGTGGTTATCTTTGGGCTTATCCCTTTGCTGCTTTTATTATAGGTTACATAGTAGAGAAGGGAGATAGATACACAGGAATTACTTACTGGTTGGTTCTAGTACTTGCCTTACTCACAGGTGGTGTATTTATGATTTATACTACCGGAGTATTACAACTGGCTTTGGTAACGCAGGTTCCTATTGGAGTTGCAGTTTTAGAAGGTGCAGTTCCTTTCTTGCTTGGAGATATAGTTAAAATTACAGCCAGTGCCTTTGTGACTAAAAGTTGTCGTACACTGTCATTGTGA
- a CDS encoding RNA-binding domain-containing protein: MENSFKQTEFLSLSTRAQILLSREEGFDVEFKQTLNAVDSEDIVAFANSKHGGAILAGIREEQEESGRQGTEIVGCPIGDEEKLTILNKAASCHPPVYLELYIENSQKTPFYRIEIPSGKEKPYCTPKGTYKIRGDGRTNVLLPDQLLSLFVEEESEQFIGRFKEATKELEKSHSELQNAISGDMRKFLENFYGEFARKINKIESIEDRMESLENKFDKLIKNLDLDTDTDKS; encoded by the coding sequence ATGGAAAATTCCTTTAAACAAACGGAGTTTTTATCCTTATCAACTAGAGCTCAAATTTTATTGTCCAGAGAAGAGGGATTCGATGTGGAATTCAAGCAAACCTTAAACGCTGTGGATTCCGAAGATATAGTGGCTTTCGCAAATTCCAAGCATGGAGGCGCTATTTTAGCTGGTATTAGAGAGGAACAAGAAGAGTCGGGAAGACAAGGAACAGAAATTGTAGGTTGTCCAATAGGAGATGAAGAAAAACTCACTATACTGAACAAAGCTGCTAGTTGTCATCCGCCTGTATACTTAGAGCTGTATATCGAAAACTCCCAAAAAACACCATTTTATAGAATTGAAATTCCTTCAGGAAAAGAAAAACCCTATTGTACACCAAAAGGAACTTATAAAATAAGAGGGGATGGGAGAACTAACGTCTTATTGCCCGATCAATTATTGTCTCTATTTGTCGAAGAAGAAAGCGAACAATTTATAGGTCGCTTCAAAGAAGCCACTAAAGAGTTAGAAAAAAGTCATTCCGAACTTCAAAACGCTATTTCAGGAGATATGCGCAAGTTTTTAGAGAATTTTTACGGCGAATTCGCCCGAAAAATTAATAAAATTGAAAGTATTGAAGACAGAATGGAAAGCCTAGAAAATAAATTTGACAAGCTCATCAAAAATCTTGATTTGGATACGGATACGGACAAATCATGA
- a CDS encoding DUF418 domain-containing protein — translation MVQRHGAPTDPNKRVEIVDIIRGFALFGVLLVNMTLFKSTLFYWEQIPHYSGDINVFFGWMIELLATGKFYPIFSFLFGLGFYFFVSRAQKKGLKVGKLYRRRILGLLIFGLIHLVFIWSGDILHLYSVGGLFLLVFSTMSDKTIKKLMVFFFCLAVIIQGGIVFAETLTAEEDLTAEIDPREKRLQLKEDATGVYQEGDFLDILRFRVVNEVPYVMLNILLSLPDILFLFLLGLYAGRKKIFMKIGEYRQKFRWTLNRTLPIGVIGTLVYYLIMVDSIGLGPIAGDVLAEMIFYVASISLAVTYICSLSLLSQYNFPMRILSPLSNVGKMALTNYLTQSLISVSIFYGYGAGLFEQVSVTGGVAITVGIYTLQMIWSWIWMSRFRFGPFEWLWRSFTYQEFPPIKLSS, via the coding sequence ATGGTTCAGAGACACGGCGCTCCTACTGATCCTAATAAGCGAGTTGAAATAGTAGATATCATTCGCGGGTTTGCGCTCTTTGGTGTACTTTTAGTGAATATGACTCTGTTTAAATCCACCTTATTTTATTGGGAGCAAATACCCCATTATTCCGGGGATATCAATGTATTCTTTGGTTGGATGATTGAACTTCTGGCAACTGGTAAGTTTTATCCTATTTTTTCGTTTTTATTTGGTTTGGGTTTTTATTTTTTTGTCAGCAGGGCCCAGAAAAAAGGGTTAAAGGTAGGTAAATTATACCGGCGCAGAATCTTGGGATTATTAATTTTTGGATTAATTCATTTAGTATTTATCTGGTCAGGTGATATACTTCATCTCTATTCTGTCGGTGGTTTGTTTTTACTTGTATTCAGTACCATGTCGGATAAAACTATCAAAAAACTGATGGTTTTCTTTTTTTGTCTTGCTGTTATCATTCAGGGAGGAATTGTTTTCGCTGAAACCCTAACTGCAGAAGAGGATTTAACTGCTGAAATAGATCCTCGTGAAAAAAGGTTGCAGCTAAAAGAAGATGCAACAGGGGTCTATCAGGAGGGAGATTTTCTAGATATTTTAAGGTTTAGAGTAGTTAATGAAGTGCCTTATGTTATGTTAAATATACTTTTGAGTTTACCAGATATTTTATTTTTATTTCTGCTGGGCTTATATGCTGGTAGAAAGAAAATTTTTATGAAAATCGGTGAATATAGACAAAAATTTCGCTGGACTCTTAATAGAACACTGCCTATTGGGGTGATTGGAACCCTTGTATATTATTTAATAATGGTTGATTCTATTGGCTTGGGCCCAATAGCAGGAGACGTTTTAGCTGAAATGATATTTTATGTAGCTTCAATATCTTTGGCAGTGACTTACATTTGTAGCTTAAGCTTGCTAAGCCAATATAATTTCCCTATGAGAATACTGTCTCCTCTTTCCAATGTTGGCAAAATGGCCTTAACTAATTATCTTACCCAGTCCCTGATCAGTGTGTCGATTTTCTATGGCTATGGAGCGGGTTTGTTTGAACAGGTGAGTGTTACCGGAGGAGTCGCTATAACAGTAGGAATTTACACATTACAAATGATCTGGAGTTGGATTTGGATGTCTAGGTTTAGATTTGGGCCCTTTGAGTGGTTGTGGAGAAGTTTTACCTATCAAGAATTTCCGCCTATTAAATTATCATCGTAA
- a CDS encoding GNAT family N-acetyltransferase encodes MKKKIRQGKISDFSRLSWAWDNNPSTLKVFKQRMNMGIQEFWVIESLEKDNNGNLPVELAGEFHIVWDSPDPDEADGEARAYLCAFRVHPDYRGLGLGKNLMEGVLSRVSQVGRTQVTIGVKQNRPEIKEIYHKWGFTELVKLKTVDHHNFNEQGEPNPTDFPIELYLKYLSKNNKN; translated from the coding sequence ATGAAGAAAAAAATACGCCAGGGTAAGATTTCCGACTTTTCACGGCTATCATGGGCATGGGATAATAACCCTTCTACTTTAAAAGTTTTTAAACAGCGAATGAATATGGGTATTCAAGAATTTTGGGTGATTGAATCTCTAGAAAAGGATAATAATGGGAATTTACCTGTGGAATTAGCAGGGGAGTTTCATATCGTGTGGGACTCGCCGGACCCAGATGAAGCCGATGGTGAAGCAAGAGCCTATCTATGCGCTTTTAGAGTCCATCCCGACTATCGCGGGTTAGGTTTGGGAAAAAACTTGATGGAAGGAGTTCTGTCCCGAGTGTCTCAAGTTGGCAGAACCCAGGTGACAATAGGAGTTAAACAAAATCGCCCTGAAATCAAAGAAATTTATCATAAATGGGGATTTACAGAGTTGGTAAAACTAAAGACAGTAGATCATCATAATTTTAATGAACAAGGTGAACCCAACCCAACTGATTTTCCCATTGAATTGTATTTGAAATATTTATCTAAAAATAACAAGAACTAG
- a CDS encoding THUMP domain-containing class I SAM-dependent RNA methyltransferase: protein MSQFELIATSTFGLEALVKQEIKDLGYEIVSVENGKVTFKGDEKAICRANLWLRTADRVKLKIGEFTAKSFEELFEQTYQLPWEELLPQNAEFPVEGKSVKSQLYSVPNCQSIVKKAVVKKMGQAYGQSWFEEDGPFYKIEVALLKDIATLTIDTSGPGLHKRGYRALVSHAPLKETLAAALIMLARWYPDTALIDPLCGSGTIPIEAAMIGRNIPPGLNRNFSASSWPIISDKIWQNVREEGQDKAEFDKELKIYGSDFDEEMVQLSQDNAEKVLGKNIPEFTCMPIDKISSNEEYGKLICNPPYGERLGEEPEVDDLYRQMGQIFNKRFPTWSYYILTPHNNFEKLFGKKASKKRKLYNGRIRVDYYQYFGPKPPNL, encoded by the coding sequence ATGTCTCAATTTGAGTTGATTGCCACTTCTACTTTTGGTTTAGAAGCCTTAGTTAAACAGGAGATTAAGGATTTAGGTTATGAAATTGTTTCTGTGGAGAACGGAAAAGTTACTTTTAAAGGCGATGAAAAAGCTATATGTAGAGCAAACTTATGGCTTCGAACGGCAGATCGGGTAAAGTTGAAAATTGGGGAGTTTACAGCCAAATCCTTTGAAGAATTATTTGAACAGACTTATCAGCTTCCATGGGAGGAGTTGTTACCACAGAACGCAGAGTTTCCCGTGGAAGGAAAATCGGTTAAATCCCAGCTTTATAGTGTTCCTAACTGTCAATCCATTGTGAAAAAAGCAGTAGTCAAGAAAATGGGGCAGGCCTACGGCCAAAGTTGGTTTGAGGAAGATGGTCCCTTTTATAAAATTGAGGTGGCTTTACTTAAAGATATAGCCACACTAACTATTGATACTAGTGGACCAGGATTACATAAAAGAGGCTATCGGGCCCTGGTCAGTCACGCGCCATTAAAAGAAACCTTGGCAGCGGCATTGATCATGCTAGCTCGGTGGTATCCAGACACTGCTTTGATAGATCCACTTTGCGGTTCGGGAACTATTCCTATAGAAGCTGCTATGATCGGACGTAATATCCCACCAGGATTGAACAGAAATTTTTCAGCTTCTTCTTGGCCAATCATCTCAGATAAAATCTGGCAAAATGTAAGAGAAGAAGGTCAGGACAAGGCCGAATTTGACAAAGAACTAAAGATTTATGGTTCTGATTTTGATGAAGAGATGGTACAACTGTCTCAAGACAACGCAGAAAAGGTTTTGGGTAAAAATATACCGGAATTTACCTGCATGCCAATTGATAAAATTAGCAGTAATGAGGAATACGGCAAGCTAATATGCAATCCACCCTATGGAGAGAGACTAGGTGAAGAGCCGGAAGTTGATGATTTATACCGCCAAATGGGTCAAATTTTTAACAAGAGGTTCCCTACTTGGTCTTATTATATACTGACTCCTCATAACAATTTTGAAAAATTGTTTGGGAAAAAAGCCAGTAAAAAACGAAAGCTATACAATGGACGAATTCGAGTAGATTATTATCAGTACTTTGGACCTAAACCACCAAATCTTTAA
- a CDS encoding SIMPL domain-containing protein: MVGTTKQVLLTTVVVMAFMVMTGFSIAPDVHDEDAEIIDPKSNNSLIGVSGEGEVKVEPEVAYVTLGVETSSPDPQKAQAENSDIMEDVVETLRDQGIAEEDIRIGHYSIGQQYVRPDEEEEPDYQVANHIDITVHDLDNVGSVLEASVNQGVNNIRSLEFGVLDEEEYKMKALDNALENAEQKADRIASFYDKSLDDIKQVLESDTSLGRMQMDMDMEYTVSEEALEMSDDVYGTAGLDAQPGEVTFEADVDVIYEMQ, from the coding sequence ATGGTCGGAACAACCAAACAAGTGCTGTTAACTACTGTAGTAGTTATGGCTTTTATGGTGATGACTGGTTTTTCTATTGCACCTGATGTTCATGATGAAGATGCAGAAATAATTGATCCAAAAAGTAATAACAGTCTGATCGGAGTTAGTGGTGAAGGTGAGGTTAAAGTAGAACCTGAGGTAGCATATGTGACTTTAGGGGTTGAAACATCTTCTCCCGATCCACAAAAGGCTCAAGCAGAGAACAGCGACATTATGGAGGATGTAGTAGAGACTTTAAGGGATCAAGGAATTGCAGAGGAAGACATTCGAATTGGCCATTACAGTATAGGTCAGCAGTATGTAAGGCCTGACGAAGAGGAAGAACCTGACTATCAAGTGGCTAATCATATTGATATTACAGTACACGACCTGGATAATGTGGGCTCTGTATTAGAGGCCAGTGTAAATCAAGGCGTTAATAATATCAGGAGCTTAGAATTTGGAGTTTTAGATGAAGAAGAGTATAAAATGAAGGCTCTGGATAATGCCCTTGAAAATGCAGAACAAAAAGCAGATCGAATCGCCAGTTTCTATGATAAGTCTCTGGACGACATCAAACAGGTATTAGAAAGTGATACTTCTCTTGGACGCATGCAAATGGATATGGATATGGAATATACTGTTAGTGAAGAGGCCTTGGAAATGAGTGACGATGTTTATGGTACAGCAGGTTTAGATGCCCAACCAGGAGAAGTTACCTTTGAAGCAGATGTAGATGTAATATATGAAATGCAATAA
- a CDS encoding MalY/PatB family protein encodes MTGARFDQIIDRTGTHSYKWDDVGEVFGSNELLPMWVADMDFQSPDSVIEAVVERAQHGVYGYAGDFDGYFNSVKDWFNKRFNCKIEKDWIKTTPGVVPALNMAVRTYTNPGDKVIIQSPVYPPFFNVVRNNGCHVINNELIEEKGKYYIDFEDLDKKASDSRAKILMLCSPHNPVGRVWSREELKKIGEICQKNNLILISDEIHGDLTFPGNNNIPYFKIMSELNFNNVILCTSPAKTFNVAGLQTSSVIIPDQCLRSSFNNTLEANGFSKPNIFGLIAAESCYNYGEDWLDELREYLYQNFLFIEDYLKNNIPALEVTKSQGTYLAWLDIRKTGKTTKEIQKLLVSQGKVALIPGTKFGPNGEGFLRLNFGCPQKQLHQGLDRIAKVINSL; translated from the coding sequence GTGACAGGGGCTAGATTTGATCAGATCATCGATAGGACAGGCACCCATTCTTATAAATGGGATGATGTAGGGGAAGTTTTTGGATCCAATGAGCTATTACCTATGTGGGTGGCAGATATGGATTTTCAATCTCCTGATTCTGTTATTGAGGCTGTTGTAGAGAGAGCCCAACACGGGGTTTATGGTTATGCGGGTGATTTTGACGGTTATTTCAATTCAGTGAAAGACTGGTTTAATAAAAGATTCAATTGTAAAATTGAGAAAGATTGGATAAAAACTACTCCTGGCGTAGTACCAGCCCTTAATATGGCTGTCAGAACCTATACTAATCCCGGTGATAAAGTAATAATACAGTCACCTGTCTATCCACCTTTTTTTAATGTGGTTAGAAACAATGGCTGTCATGTAATTAATAATGAACTTATTGAAGAAAAGGGGAAATATTATATTGACTTTGAGGACTTAGATAAAAAAGCTAGTGATAGTCGGGCTAAAATTTTAATGCTATGTAGTCCCCATAATCCCGTAGGAAGAGTTTGGAGTCGTGAAGAGCTTAAAAAAATCGGCGAAATCTGCCAAAAGAATAATTTAATACTAATTTCAGATGAAATTCATGGAGATCTGACCTTCCCGGGAAATAATAATATTCCCTACTTTAAAATAATGTCTGAATTAAACTTTAATAATGTAATTTTGTGTACTTCTCCGGCCAAAACCTTTAATGTGGCTGGGCTACAAACATCTAGTGTTATCATACCGGACCAATGCTTGCGATCATCCTTTAATAACACCTTAGAAGCAAATGGATTTTCAAAGCCAAATATTTTTGGTTTAATTGCTGCTGAATCCTGTTACAATTATGGTGAAGATTGGTTAGATGAGCTGAGAGAATACCTGTATCAAAACTTTTTATTTATAGAAGATTACTTAAAAAATAATATACCTGCCTTGGAAGTGACAAAGTCCCAGGGTACTTATCTGGCCTGGTTAGATATCAGGAAAACAGGTAAAACAACTAAAGAAATTCAAAAGTTGTTAGTATCTCAAGGAAAAGTTGCTTTAATTCCCGGTACAAAATTTGGCCCTAATGGAGAAGGTTTTTTAAGACTGAATTTCGGATGTCCTCAAAAACAGCTCCACCAAGGTCTTGATAGGATAGCAAAGGTGATTAATAGTTTATAA
- a CDS encoding VOC family protein, whose translation MWSGSVIFLGTNDLEKVHDFYHNVLQLPLFKDQGACRIYEIPGGGMIGFCTHMEVKSEGKAPIITLLTEEVDRAYGSLIDNGYQPFNKPKTNPDFKIYHFFSEDPNGYSLEIQKFLD comes from the coding sequence ATGTGGTCAGGTTCAGTGATATTTTTGGGAACGAATGACTTAGAGAAAGTACATGATTTTTACCACAATGTACTGCAGCTCCCTTTATTTAAGGATCAAGGAGCTTGTAGAATTTATGAAATCCCTGGTGGAGGTATGATCGGATTTTGCACACACATGGAGGTCAAGAGTGAAGGGAAAGCCCCTATCATAACTTTATTGACAGAAGAAGTCGATAGAGCTTACGGATCTCTGATAGACAATGGTTATCAACCTTTTAATAAACCCAAAACTAATCCTGATTTTAAAATCTATCATTTCTTTTCAGAAGATCCTAATGGATACAGTCTGGAGATTCAAAAATTTCTAGATTAG